A DNA window from Candidatus Sulfidibacterium hydrothermale contains the following coding sequences:
- a CDS encoding restriction endonuclease has protein sequence MTIDWNRISPDRFEQLCVDIIRSEGFYNIRRMGGSGDRGRDIIAQKQIQLFSGSKETQNWIIQCKRLVKTNLSIDDLSSELNKVRMHNNLDYYLVILSNTLKPNVVDWIDGIKKDYSFKIIINDIDWLENQLKREPSLYKFYFENGERNEQIYSIENSNDIQIYTAGKMPSTALRGQITKWRSDLENSCSNLKNKIGFYHPEYVGCDHSGIVLSETVQSDFRMISQSNILVAYLEDEEQFGTITEIMIAYSMNKQIAIFIDEKIKTEITVSEMENKHSINLEYYNQVYAKVFKTTHSCPCSLMNELKPIHLNSYWFMIEFLSLRQPDTYIKMTNSENVVKDIIEYLKEFEK, from the coding sequence ATGACAATAGACTGGAATAGAATTTCACCTGACAGATTTGAACAATTGTGCGTTGATATAATCAGAAGCGAAGGGTTTTATAATATTCGTAGAATGGGTGGTTCTGGTGATAGAGGAAGAGATATAATTGCACAAAAACAAATACAACTTTTTTCTGGTTCCAAAGAAACGCAGAATTGGATAATTCAATGCAAAAGATTAGTTAAAACAAATCTTTCAATTGATGATTTGAGTTCAGAGTTGAATAAAGTTAGAATGCACAACAATCTAGATTATTATTTAGTAATCTTGTCCAACACACTGAAACCAAATGTAGTAGACTGGATTGATGGAATTAAAAAAGATTATTCATTCAAAATTATTATTAATGATATTGATTGGTTAGAAAACCAATTAAAACGAGAGCCAAGTCTTTATAAATTCTACTTTGAGAATGGCGAAAGGAATGAACAAATATATTCCATCGAAAACTCAAATGATATACAGATATACACCGCTGGTAAAATGCCTTCTACTGCTCTAAGAGGTCAAATAACAAAATGGAGATCTGATTTAGAAAATAGTTGTTCAAATCTTAAAAATAAAATTGGATTTTATCATCCTGAGTATGTTGGTTGTGACCATAGCGGAATAGTTCTTTCGGAAACTGTTCAATCTGATTTTAGGATGATTTCACAATCTAATATTCTTGTTGCATATTTGGAAGATGAAGAACAATTTGGGACAATTACAGAAATTATGATTGCTTATTCTATGAATAAACAAATTGCAATATTCATTGATGAAAAAATTAAAACAGAAATTACTGTATCGGAAATGGAGAATAAACATTCTATAAATCTTGAATATTATAATCAAGTTTATGCAAAAGTGTTTAAAACTACCCATTCTTGTCCTTGTAGCTTAATGAATGAACTGAAACCAATTCATTTAAATTCTTATTGGTTTATGATTGAGTTTTTGAGTTTGAGACAACCAGATACTTATATCAAAATGACTAATTCTGAGAATGTGGTTAAGGATATTATTGAATACTTAAAAGAATTTGAAAAATAA
- a CDS encoding DNA adenine methylase: MKVYEISNRKSSSMNDLFYEYKLGAKPFLKWVGGKRQLLEQFEELYPIELKLKKIKNYYEPFVGGGAVFFDVAQNYEIENAFLYDINDELIISYKVIQKDVNKLIEFLYRYDKQYKKLNDEKRKEYYYELRENYNLQRFNIDYNKYSENWIPRVAQTIFLNKTCFNGLFRFNSKGGFNSPMGRYKNPKILDEQNLLNVSKLLEIATIKKADFREVKNDVKNNSFIYFDPPYRPISKTASFTSYSKYNFQDDEQLQLASLFYELDQQGHKLMLSNSDPKNINPEDDFFETIYSAYNITRVNAKRSINSNGSKRNSIKEIVVTNY; the protein is encoded by the coding sequence ATGAAGGTTTACGAAATATCCAATAGGAAAAGTTCTAGTATGAATGACTTATTTTATGAATATAAACTTGGTGCTAAGCCATTTTTAAAATGGGTTGGTGGTAAAAGACAATTATTAGAACAATTTGAGGAATTATACCCTATTGAATTAAAACTGAAAAAGATAAAGAATTACTACGAACCTTTCGTTGGGGGTGGTGCAGTTTTTTTTGATGTAGCTCAAAATTATGAAATAGAAAATGCTTTCTTGTATGACATTAACGATGAGTTAATCATATCATATAAAGTTATCCAAAAGGATGTTAATAAACTTATTGAATTTTTATACAGATATGACAAACAGTATAAAAAGCTGAACGATGAAAAGCGCAAAGAATATTATTACGAGTTGAGGGAAAATTACAATTTGCAACGGTTTAATATTGATTACAATAAGTATTCGGAAAATTGGATACCGAGAGTTGCCCAAACCATATTCCTAAATAAAACCTGCTTTAATGGGCTGTTTAGGTTTAATTCAAAAGGTGGTTTTAATTCACCAATGGGCAGGTATAAAAATCCAAAAATTTTAGACGAACAAAACTTGTTAAACGTATCAAAATTACTTGAAATAGCAACAATTAAAAAGGCGGATTTCAGAGAAGTAAAGAACGATGTTAAAAATAATTCGTTTATATATTTCGACCCACCATACAGGCCTATTAGCAAAACAGCAAGCTTTACCTCATACAGTAAATATAATTTCCAAGACGACGAACAGTTACAACTTGCAAGTTTGTTTTACGAATTAGACCAACAAGGCCATAAACTGATGTTGAGCAATTCTGATCCAAAAAACATAAATCCGGAAGATGACTTTTTTGAAACTATATATTCAGCCTATAACATTACAAGGGTTAATGCAAAAAGGTCAATAAATTCAAATGGTAGTAAACGAAATTCGATAAAAGAAATCGTTGTAACAAATTATTAA